A window of Zingiber officinale cultivar Zhangliang chromosome 5A, Zo_v1.1, whole genome shotgun sequence contains these coding sequences:
- the LOC121979488 gene encoding uncharacterized protein LOC121979488, producing MASQNPLSVILDQNKLTGPNYSDWLRNLKIVPASERIAYTLDKTPPKEAPVNATPDELEKLEKWSDRNLQARCYMLASMSNEMQRWFEETVDAKDIHIHLQELYGAQTRSVRHATIKELMTTHMRDGASVHKHGVKMIGLIEKLVSLDLVIPHKLSTYIILLSLPSSFDNFVVNFNMNKLEATLEELINMLANYEATMKKEKICFPCGFIFWIQERTQEKGKEAFYPYEED from the coding sequence ATGGCATCTCAGAATCCACTATCTGTAATACTTGATCAGAACAAATTAACTGGACCTAACTATTCTGACTGGCTAAGAAATTTAAAGATTGTTCCGGCATCTGAAAGGATTGCATATACATTGGATAAGACACCTCCAAAAGAGGCTCCTGTTAATGCCACCCCTGATGAGTTGGAAAAGCTTGAAAAATGGTCGGACCGTAATCTTCAAGCAAGATGTTATAtgctggcttcaatgtcaaatgaaaTGCAAAGGTGGTTTGAGGAGACTGTGGATGCTAAAGATATTCACATACACCTACAAGAGTTGTATGGTGCACAGACTCGTTCAGTCAGGCACGCGACTATCAAGGAGCTCATGACGACTCATATGCGAGATGGGGCTTCGGTCCATAAGCATGGAGTTAAGATGATTGGGCTTATTGAAAAGTTGGTGAGCCTTGACTTGGTTATTCCACACAAGCTATCGACATACATCATATTGTTGTCTCTTCCCTCCTCATTTGATAATTTTGTGGTTAACTTCAATATGAATAAGCTAGAGGCTACCCTTGAAGAGCTCATCAATATGCTTGCAAATTATGAAGCAAccatgaaaaaggaaaaaatttgttTTCCTTGTGGGTTCATCTTCTGGATCCAAGAAAGGAcccaagaaaaagggaaagaagcgTTCTACCCCTATGAAGAAGATTAA